TGAGCTAGTGAATGTCCGAATGGGGTTGGATAAACCATTGCTTTACACAAGCTTATTATCTTGTCTAACTTCTTTCATTTTTGGGATATTGCAGGGAACATCATTTCGCTAATTCTCTTTCTCTCCCCAGTGTGTGTGCTTTCTCATCAATCCTTTTACTAGCTACTAATTAACTAACACGTTCCAtgtgtttttcatgtttttccgTCTAATTACATTACAATGTCGTCATTTTCGATTTATAATGATAACTTTAACATCTCTTTTTTACCCGGCATGGATTTATATATTCCAGCGAGTTAAAACTATCTATTATTATTCGTCttcgatatatatatttcgTTTGCTATAAACAATATTAGTATAACATGTTAGTTACATTTAATCATTACATTTAACCCTTTGGGAGtctataatatgtatatttacttAGTTTTTATATGATGCTAATTAACAAAACACTCCTTGCCTTTCATACATTTAAATGCCATTTGAGTACACAAAGCTTACTTAATTACTAGCCCCTAAACTGCATTCATGTAATGTTCATTATATAAATAACTGCGCGCAGGCCAACATTTGCGAGGATTATCAAGGCAAAATCAGTTCAAGCCTTCAGGCCAGATCCATATGTCGCCACGATTCTCAATTGTGCGCTGTGGATGTTCTACGGTCTCCCGATCATCCATCCGGATAGCCTTTTGCTCATCACGATCAATGGTGCTGGACTAATCATCGAAACCATCTTCATCACTATCTTTTTCACCTATTCTACTTGGGGTGGTCGAGTATGTGCGCAATCACCTCCTATCCTATCCTATCCTATCCTACgatctaattaatatatactcGATCCCTACTAAGTAAATACTTTCAGTTTCTTGCATGTCATTGAACTAAACCTTTCACTTTTTAACAAATATGCAGAAAAAGATCATCATTGTCCTCCTTATCGAGGCCATTTTCGTAGCTGCAGTTGTTGTTATTACATTAATGTTCTTCCACACCCACGCTTCAAGATCTATGATTGTTGGATTAATTTGCATCGTCTTCAACATACTTATGTATGCATCTCCATTGACCGTCATGGTAAGCTCGTACGTTGTTTTGTAGCTACAACTAAGTTGCACTACCCAGTCGCTCATATTAATTACTCGATCTCACAACTAACTAGAATCCTATGAATGAAAATTACAGAAAATGGTGATCAAGACAAAGAGTGTCAAGTACATGCCGTTTACCTTGTCGCTAGCCAGTTTTGCCAACGGAATTGTCTGGTGTGTATATGCTCTACTCCAATTCGATCCTTACATCTTGGTAAGTCAATCTCTTCATGTCACAAATTCGTATGATTATATTTCCATATCTTTTGCTATCATCACTTTATACATAATttctgatttttcttttttgtacgcGGACAGGTTCCAAATGCTCTGGGAACATTATCAGCAGTAATTCAACTCGTATTGTATGCAACCTATTACAGTACCACAAATTGGGATGATGACGAACAAGGTGAGGTTCAAATGTCATCAAGCTCAAAAGCCTAAGCATCAAGGACGtatattttcaataaaaataacaattggTGTTTATGGATTTAAGTGGATGTAAGCAAACAAATTCTTCTGAGCAAGCTTGGGTAGCTTTCCGGTTTCTGTTACTTACGACATAAAATGTGGGGTGACACTGAGAGCTGTTGTCGCCAAGCAGTTATTCACGTATCCCTACATATAGTGTTCAGGGGTTTCGTCGAAGCTGTTGAGATGCCATGTTACGAAAGGATCAAAAGAAATGGATTCATTTGGAATAAGAGATTGCATTGCTTCTgtatttgttttccttttttttcctttttttcttttttttgcaaTCAACAATTTTCTTAAATTATATTGTATACTCATCTCTAATTAAACAGACAGATACTGAATATCAGatttaaataccaaaatataaaaacatgaagCTTTACATTACATAATTCAAACATGTAGCATGACACCACAAGTCTACAAACATGTACCATTTAACATATTCCCACTTTTAGGAATCTGTTTAATTTCTTACCTCTTTTTTGACCTGGCAAAACCAGGCAGGATCTTTAGACAATCAAATATGAATTTACCATCTACTCAACTCATGCTGCAAGTATTTTAAGGCCCACGAGACTTACGGAAGCAAAGACAACCCTGAGCTTGGTCACCGGGAATCATGCCTCCACCTTTAGTTGTATCTATTGCCTCTAACATGGTCACAACCTCATCCATTTCTGGTCGCTTGTCGGGATTCGCATCCCAGCATTGCTTCATCACATTTGAAAGTGAACTCGGGCAACATCGTGGTATGTCGGGCCTTAGATTCTGCAGGTTTTTATCATGTTTTTAGACCATggaaaatttaagaaaatgtCTAAAAGATGGAAAACATGCGTTATTTTCTAAATCTTAATACGCCGTATATGGTAAAGATTCTACCTGGCGAACGACAGCAGAAGTTACTTCAGAGAAACTAAGATCTGGATACGGCATATCACAACAATATATTTCCCATAAGCATATGCCAAAACTGTACACATCGCATTTCCTATTATACGGATTACCATTCAGTACCTGTAATTTGTTTAAACAACCACCAAAACACATCAGATTAATAGTCTAAAACAAGAAGACCAAACATAGAGCTTCCAACTTTGACATCTCAAACGGGTCAAACTAGTTcaaagtttaagttttaatgcATGCAACCTCGTAAATTATACGGAGAATATCAAAAGTATACATCAGAAATGTAGTAACGGCGTTATATAAGCCCGCAATAACGCGTTAAATATAtacagattttatttttatttcattttaaaaaatggcCAAGAAATATTTTCCAGACAACCAAAACTAGCCTGATCTATCTCGACCCATGCTAGAATATGACTTGATTCAACCTGAACCCATTTCAACCTTTCCATTTTGCCTGTTTAACAAAAAGGTTCTGATGCAAGTTTGCATTCATGAAAGATAAGGAGTATACCTCAGGGGCCATATAGCCAAGGGTCCCAGTTTCTCCAGTCATGTCATTTGGGTTGGAGGCTTCAACACGAGCAACCCCAAAATCAGCAATTTTAACAGTTCTGGTTTTGTCCAGTAGCATATTTTCAGTCTTCACGTCTCTGTGTACGATCTTTTGGGAGTGCAGGTAACTTAACCTGGTAAAAGTTCACAAACACCCAACCTATTTAGGTCAAGCAGAAAACCAGACTAACTTCAAATTGTACTTGACATGGGATTCTTCGAATATTGGTGAAAACATTAATTAGTACCCGGTTTTAACGCTACAAACAAAAATGTGGTATTGAATTCGGAAGCATTTATAATAAGTATCCTGATTTTGATAAAGTAATTTATGTGACCTATAAgcttataattaaaaaaataaagatatgagATAGCATACCCTCTTGCAAGATCGAGCGCAATTTGGACAACAACTTTGAAAGGGAGCTTCTTCCTCCGATTTTTAATGAGGTATGACTTCAAATTACCCCCAGGTAAATACTCTACCACAACACAACAAATGTTACTTGGCATCCCAATTTGACCATTTTCAGTTTGTATCTGGAGCTCTGAAGAGCCCATAGTTGCACCAATAAACTGCATTACCACATTTCATTCTGATTGTTAGCATCAAAGTGTCAGCAACTATATTCTTGAGTAAATGAAAGTTTAATTTTTGGTTCACCAGCATATCAACTTCATGATAGTGATGCATTGGCTTCATT
The Erigeron canadensis isolate Cc75 chromosome 2, C_canadensis_v1, whole genome shotgun sequence DNA segment above includes these coding regions:
- the LOC122588293 gene encoding bidirectional sugar transporter SWEET5; amino-acid sequence: MAARLIILSNFFHFWDIAGNIISLILFLSPVPTFARIIKAKSVQAFRPDPYVATILNCALWMFYGLPIIHPDSLLLITINGAGLIIETIFITIFFTYSTWGGRKKIIIVLLIEAIFVAAVVVITLMFFHTHASRSMIVGLICIVFNILMYASPLTVMKMVIKTKSVKYMPFTLSLASFANGIVWCVYALLQFDPYILVPNALGTLSAVIQLVLYATYYSTTNWDDDEQGEVQMSSSSKA
- the LOC122587193 gene encoding serine/threonine-protein kinase STY13-like, with protein sequence MKESSNNNDGFVRADQIDLKSIDEQLERHLNRVWTMENNKKNQSTENQYSGTAVKPPFKSTVASSKVERKEWEIDPSKLIIKSVLARGTFGTVHRGIYDGVDVAVKLLDWGEEGHRSEAEIQSLRAAFTQEVVVWHKLDHPNVTKFIGATMGSSELQIQTENGQIGMPSNICCVVVEYLPGGNLKSYLIKNRRKKLPFKVVVQIALDLARGLSYLHSQKIVHRDVKTENMLLDKTRTVKIADFGVARVEASNPNDMTGETGTLGYMAPEVLNGNPYNRKCDVYSFGICLWEIYCCDMPYPDLSFSEVTSAVVRQNLRPDIPRCCPSSLSNVMKQCWDANPDKRPEMDEVVTMLEAIDTTKGGGMIPGDQAQGCLCFRKSRGP